The Quercus robur chromosome 3, dhQueRobu3.1, whole genome shotgun sequence DNA segment TTTGTACATGGCTAGAAGACCCTTCTTCAATTGGATAGGCTCCCTCTTCATATAATGCATTTTCTATCTCCTCATGATCAAGAAATGGAGGTTCCTCATCTTCCACTACCCAAAATTCAGTTTTATCGATACTTGCATAGTCAATAGGATCAAAATTGAACTTCTTCCTTTTGACTCTATATCATGAGATgaacataattaataatttatttagtaaaCAAATCACTTATATTTAACAATCACAAAGAACCCACTTGACCAAATCAATGAATCACTCATATTTCCCCACAAAAACATTGAAACAAAGAAACTATATAAGATATACCTTTCTTTCAATCGGTAGTTATAATGAACAAACACAAGATCATTAAGTCGTTGATGCTCcaatctatttcttcttttggtaTGTATTTGTTCAAAAGCACTCCAATTCCGCTCACATCCCGAAGAGGCAGCTGTTTGGCTAAGGATCCGAATTGCAAACTTTTGTAAGGTTGGAGCACAAGATCCAAACAACTTCCACCACTCATCTAAGTTCCatataaaacacaaaacaatAATACAATGAATCAATAAACACAACTAtacttatcccaaaaatataaaaaagagctATGATctttaaaacatatttttattttattattagttaaagtAAACATTATCTTACCCGGCTGAGATGTCTTGGCTGATTCTTGAGCAAGTTGGCTTCCAAAAGTTTGTTCACGCTCTCGAAATAGCCTTAATTCCTCCACCAACTTCAACCGACCAACTGAAACTTTTGATTCAATAACATCTGTCACAGCAGATTGTGTCTCTAGCCTCTTATTAAGAGTGGAAGTGTCATATTGGAATGCAGGATTCAACCAATAAGCAGCAGCATGAATATCTCTATAGAATTGATTATCCCAACGATCCTTAATAATATTAACATAAGGCTCCCATAGTCTCTTCTTgtccttgaaaatttttttaattccatcAATTACTCTATACATGCCATCATATACATAACCCATAGCTGGTTTTTCATCAGAATCAACAATGCGTAATAAACGAATCAATGGTGACATAATATGCACAATTACATGACAATCATTCCAAAATTGATTATCAAGAATGATTTTCACCACTGCCTTTGCTTTCTTATCTTTTGCATATTTTGATTCAACATAAAATTTGCTAGTCACCAATGCTTGTAAGTCATGCTTATGTTCCTTAAGACTCCCTAAGGCAATGAAAGTAGTAGCAAACCTAGTTGGCCCTGGACGCACAATTTCCGTCCAATTTTTTCTAGTCCTCAACCAAGCTTGCAAAGCCACATGGTTATAGATGAACACAGTGATCTTGGATGCACGCTTTGCAAGTTTAGCTACATGATCCATCTTCCCAATCTCTTTAAAAATTAGGTTTAGGCAATGTGCTGCACAAGGTGACCAACTAATGTTCCTATATTTTCCACACACAATTCTTCCAGCAGCTACATAATTTGCAGCATTGTCAGTGACCAAATGTACTATATTTGCAGGACCAACCCAATTAACAATTTCATCAAACAAGTTACTTAAAGTAATAGCATCCTTAACCAAGTCAGAAGCATCAATAGAACGTATAAAAATAATACCTTTAGGACAATAGACAAGAAAATTAATCAATGTTCTATGCCTAGTATCAGTCCACCCATCAGCCATTATTGTACAACCAGTATCAGCCCAATATGAACGATGAGAATCAACAATCAATTGAACTTCTCTTTTTGCTTCTCTCAACAAAGGCACTCGAAGGGCATGATAATTTGGACCTCTATATCCAGGACCATAAGAAGCTACAGCATTGAGCATAGGTTGATAATAACTAGAATTCACAGCATTAATTGGAATGCAAGCATCATACATCCATCTAGCTACAGCCATATCAACCCTCCACTTCTTTTCTTTGCCAGCAAGCACACTTTTAATAGAAGGTTGAGCTCCCGGTGTTGTCCTAGGAGCGAAGTAATTATCAATGTCACCAACCTTTCTCTTGCCAAGATTGGATCTTGGTGGAAAATTACTAGGACTACTTCTATTTCCCCTACCTAACCCCCTACCTCTAGGAGTAATTTCTTGGACATCTTCAAATTCTGGTGACTCCTCTAATGGCGAATAATTAGATGCTTCTTGATCCTTTTTGGTTTGTTctttagattttgaaatttccttCAAATTCTCAACCATTTGGAACCTAACATCATAAGGTACACCCATACATGGAGCCACATCACCTTTAATTCCAGCTAGATGTCTTTTCATTCGATTAATGCCCCCTCCTTTATAAGTTTTCCCACAATgtatatgtaaggttgaatttattcaaccatctaattggctttattccgtgccaaatttgcttgtaattcagcatttagtaaccctgtatttaggtgggattgttgtaagggtagtgagtgagatagtgtgaagattgctcaagagtgtgcaagaaaacagagtgtcgcggctgggactcgcgactggactcgcggcttcaacccgccagaagatgcacacgtgccaagcatgctggaagatgaacagtcatgctagctggagcactacaggacaaaacaggacaactggccatacggttaactcgcgactggaactcgcgactcagtcaagccgcgaggtcaagccgcgagccacccctgttttggaaaaacctgacgtttcgcattccactcctcttcagtataaatacccttttaacccacgattgaaagagagcttccagagagaattttgagagagaaaccctaaagaaaaaccagattgtttcacctacaatctctaccttagagtctcatcaaattccctcactctcttcctctccattgtcaaatccttgagaggcctttataccaaacctggttctcaccattatcatccctgtgagacagtcgtttggagttctgggaagcagttaggaaggagccaatattcattggttgatgctacggtgtagtagcggaatccggaaagctagaaaagaaaaaggttcggcgcaacctcgttggagcaagaagcttggagggcttaggtgcattgggtagattaggcttggagggtctattgctgtccttgtatcccaactgtattttctagtggattgattaccgcttggagggcggcggagaggtttttcgccaaggtcttcggtttcctcttcgataacatatctggtgttatcgttgtgtttgcatcttccttcctctctatctctgcctttacattaatctgctgtggtttattttgatgtggcttagatagttgtttaatcaattctatgatatagcatatgttaagtttccgcacactagttgtttaacatattgcttgtattgattaaattggtttttgggggtctaaacgttcaaaagtgtttttgtataCGTTTTTggactttcaattggtatcagagcgggtacacatctgtttggtttcattatcattgtgtgatccttgactccctttctttttgagatggataggtctcaatcccttaatgcacctccatattttgatggaagtaactatgcattttggaaggttcgtatgagagcctttttatgctctattgatgaatccgtgtgggatgctgttgagatgggttggaccaaacctgaagcagccaaatccacatgggataaggcagcacttactgcatctaatgctaacagtaaagcactaaatgctattttctgtggtgtgtctccagatgaatttcacaggatttctcacattactattgccaaagatgcatgggagattctggaaacaacttatgaaggcacgaagaaggtgaaagataccaagttacaaatgctgaccactcggtttgaggagctcaagatgagtgaggatgagtctttcgactctttctatgggaagttaaatgaagtggttgtcagtaagtttaacttgggagagaagatggaggactcaaagattgtcaGGAAGATCCtccgatcattgccggaaagcttccgtgccaaagtgacagccattgaagagagcaaggatcttgacgacatcaaggtgcaggagctggttggttctctacagacctatgaaatgtcgctgccaaatcaacggaagggtaaatccattgctctaaagaccactaatgagaaggtggaagatcaaggctcgtcgggagaagatatggtggacaaggatgtagtctatcttgttaaaaatttcaagaagtttttgaaattcaaaaacaaaggaaaatttgatgataagagaaatttccaaaattctggaagggagaagagggatttcaaaagaaaagatggaaaagaatcccaatccacacaaggtgttgtttgttttgaatgcaacggacatggacacttcaagaaggaatgtcctaattatttgaagtcgaaaggcaaggtgtatgccacaaccttgagtgattcagactcgtccgactcagaatctgaagagagctgtgatggagaagggaactactcagctttcatgactattgctcatgttgagtcttcggatgaattgaatttgcttgttcaagaccttggagaacatagtgaggatgactcactaggaattgttgaagaatctgaagctgaagaagaagaaagcacagctactcttcaagaaaattacaactcacttttggagaaatctggtgaatacacaagggtggccaaggctgctgtgagaaagatgaagaaggctgaggaggactacaaaagtctcctaatccgttatagggaggccaaatgcgagattgaaaatcttaatggtgagttgtccgaagcctacactaaagtgagattccttgagaatgaggttgttcaagcaaatgcaaaaatagagagggtcaccaccaagaagcttgatgatgttatatcatctcaaaagagcttctcagacaaatccggactgggatataccgaaggaagtagctcaactggaaatgtcactaaagaagtgaagtttgtgaagtccaaagatccagttgtagctgactctactagtgtgaacctcgaggtggagaaaaagaagaatgtggtggaccaacggatgctgaatcatcggaatcagtctatgggcaggtccgagtctcgtgccaagtcacgtccacgaccacaaagaggtcctagaggaatgtatgtgtgccattattgcggacttcaagggcacactcgactaaattgc contains these protein-coding regions:
- the LOC126719167 gene encoding uncharacterized protein LOC126719167, whose product is MKRHLAGIKGDVAPCMGVPYDVRFQMVENLKEISKSKEQTKKDQEASNYSPLEESPEFEDVQEITPRGRGLGRGNRSSPSNFPPRSNLGKRKVGDIDNYFAPRTTPGAQPSIKSVLAGKEKKWRVDMAVARWMYDACIPINAVNSSYYQPMLNAVASYGPGYRGPNYHALRVPLLREAKREVQLIVDSHRSYWADTGCTIMADGWTDTRHRTLINFLVYCPKGIIFIRSIDASDLVKDAITLSNLFDEIVNWVGPANIVHLVTDNAANYVAAGRIVCGKYRNISWSPCAAHCLNLIFKEIGKMDHVAKLAKRASKITVFIYNHVALQAWLRTRKNWTEIVRPGPTRFATTFIALGSLKEHKHDLQALVTSKFYVESKYAKDKKAKAVVKIILDNQFWNDCHVIVHIMSPLIRLLRIVDSDEKPAMGYVYDGMYRVIDGIKKIFKDKKRLWEPYVNIIKDRWDNQFYRDIHAAAYWLNPAFQYDTSTLNKRLETQSAVTDVIESKVSVGRLKLVEELRLFREREQTFGSQLAQESAKTSQPDEWWKLFGSCAPTLQKFAIRILSQTAASSGCERNWSAFEQIHTKRRNRLEHQRLNDLVFVHYNYRLKERYILYSFFVSMFLWGNMSDSLIWSSGFFVIVKYK